Part of the Leifsonia sp. Root112D2 genome is shown below.
GTCCCGGTCAGCAGGATGCCTGGTCGAAGCAGGTGGAGCGCTGGGGTTCCGAGGTCTCCAGCCAAGAGCACGATATTCCCGCGGAGGTGGTCGATCTTGCCACCGAACTGCTGAGGTCTCCCCGGCACCTGGGCATCCACTCGGGCGGAATGGTGCTCACCGAACGACCGGTCGGCGAAGTATGCCCCATCGAGCATGCACGCAAAGAGAATCGCACGGTACTGCAGTGGGACAAAGACGACTGCGAGTGGATGGGCCTGGTCAAGTTCGATCTGCTGGGTCTCGGCATGCTCGCCGCGCTGCAATACGTCTTCGACCTCGTCGACGAACATCTGGGTGAGAGGTGGACGCTTGCGACAATTCCCAAGGAAGAGCCAGCCGTGTACGACATGCTCTGCCGGGCCGACTCGATAGGGGTGTTCCAGGTGGAGAGCCGGGCGCAGATGAGCACGCTGCCCCGGCTGCTGCCCCGCAGCTTCTACGACCTCGTGATAGAGATCGCGCTGATCAGGCCGGGACCCATCCAGGGCGGGGCCGTGCATCCGTACATTCGCCGGCGCACCGGGGACGAACCCGTGAGCTACCTGCACCCGAAACTCGAACCCGTGCTCAGGCGCACACTCGGCGTTCCCCTGTTCCAGGAGCAGCTCATGCAGATGGCCATGGCCGTGGGCGACTGCAGCGCCGAAGACGCCGACCTGTTGCGCCGCGCCATGGGTTCCAAGCGCGGGGTGGAGCGCATCTCCTCCCTCAAGCAGAAGCTCTACGCCGGCATGGCCGGCAACGACATCAGCGACACCGACGCCGACGTCATCTACGCCAAGATCGAGGCCTTTGCCAACTTCGGATTCGCCGAGAGCCATTCGCTCAGCTTCGCCCTGCTCGTCTACGCGAGCTCCTGGCTCAAGCTGCACTACCCCGCCGCGTTTCTCACCGCGCTGTTGCGCGCACAGCCCATGGGCTTCTACTCCCCCAACACCCTGGTTTCGGATGCGCGCCGGCACGGCGTCGAGGTGCGTCACGCCGACATCCAGCTCTCCGGGGTGCAGGCAGGGCTGGAGCGCACGGTCCCTTCCGCGCCTGCCGCCCCTGACGCCTGTCTCAACGAGCACCAACCGCCCATCGGAGCATTCGACCGCGCCGCACCCGACGCATCCGCCGCCCACCGCCGCGACGGCGGCCACGCCGTGCGACTCGGGCTGGCCGGCGTGAACTCCATCGGAGAGAAGCACGCCGAGCGCATCGTGGCCGAGCGTGAGGCAAACGGTGCGTATCGAGACATGGCCGATGTCGCACGCCGCGTCGGCCTCTCTACCCCGCAACTCGAGTCCCTCGCCGCAGCGGGAGCCTTCGATTCTCTGGGCCTCGACCGCCGCGAGGCCCTGTGGAACGCCGGATGGGCCGCACAGGAACGCGCCGACCAGCTTCTCGGCAGCGCCGTCGTGATCCAGCCACCCCTGCTGCCCTTGCTCACACCGGCCGAGCAGACCATCTACGACATGTGGGCAACGGGAATCTCCCCCGACGATCACCCGGTTCGTCATGCACGCGACATGCTCGATCACCGTGGCGTGCTCCCCATCGCAGGTACCCGAACGGCCGAGGCCGGTCGACGAATCGAGTCCGCCGGGGTCGTCACGCACCGCCAGCGCCCCATGACCGCGGGCGGTGTCACGTTCCTCAACCTCGAAGACGAGACAGGAATCCTCAACGTGATAGTCGGCGTGGGTGTCTGGAATCGCTACCGCAAGGCCGCACGTGAGGCGCCCGCCATGATCGTGCGCGGCATCCTGGAGCGCTCCCCCGAAGGCGTCACCAACCTGCTCGCCGACCGCATCGAGGCGTTACCGCTGCTCGCCCCCACACGGTCACGGGACTTCCAGTGAGCCTTACCCGGTATAAGGATGTTGACCAGTATCAAGAGTGAGTGTACAGTCACTCATATGCCCGAACGATCCTCAACCCTCTCCACCGCCGAACAACGACGTCCCGTCGTGCTTGCCAGCGCGGTGCGGCGCTTCGCCCGCTCGGGTTACCTCGGAACCACCGTGGCGGATGTCGCCACCGAAGCAAACATCTCTCCCGCCTACGTATTCAAGCTGTTCCCCAGCAAGGAGGGACTCTTCGTCGCAACACTTGAGCATTGTTTCGACCGGGTTCAGGAGGCGCTCGAAGCGGGCGCCGATGCCAGCACCGAGTCCACGCCATCCGCCATTCTCTACGCCATGGGTGGCGCGTACGCGGAACTCATCGCCGATCGCAGCCTGCTCATGCTGCAGGTGCACGCGCAATCCGCCGCCGAGGTGCCCGAGATCGGGGGCGCCTTGCGGCGCGGCCTCGCCCGCGTGACGACCTTCGCCAAGACCCGCTCCGGCGCGAGCGATGCCGAGGTACAGCAGTTCATCGCCTTCGGCCAGCTCTGCCACCTCATCGTCACCCTCGGCATCGACGGCTCGAACGAGCCCTGGGCCACGCTTCTCACCGACGGCATTCGCCACCCCGCCTTCGCGCCCGAAACAGGTGGCGAAGACAGCTAACCGGCACACCGACCCGCCCGCGTTCATACGCGGGCAGCTTTTCGCAACGAGGAGTGATTGACCAATCACTCATATCGCAAAGGAGACCATCATGACCCTCAATTCCCCCGCTCGCCTCGAGACCACAAGCACGGCGGCACCGGATGCGCGCTCCCGCAGCACACACCGCTGGTGGGCGCTCGCGATCCTCGCGCTGGCGCAGTTTCTCGTGATACTCGACGCCACCATCGTCAATATCGCCCTGCCGTCGATCGGCGGCCAGCTGCATCTGGATACCGCCGGGCTGAGTTGGGTCATCACGGCATACGTTCTGCCCTTCGGCGGACTCCTGCTGCTTGGCGGTCGCCTCGCCGACCGATACGGCCATCGCAGACTCTTCCTCATCGGAACTGCCGGCTTCATCGTCGGCTCCGCTTTGGCGGGCTTCTCCACCTCGGGCATCCTGCTCTTCAGCGCCCGGGCGATTCAGGGCGCGTCTGCCGCCCTGCTCGCTCCCGCCGCGCTGGCGCTCGTGACTCAGCTCTTCACCAGCAACACGGACCGCGGCAAGGCGCTGGGCATCTGGGGAGCCGTCGCCGGTTTCGGCAGCGCGGCCGGGGTGCTGCTCGGCGGCGTGCTGACCGCGGCATTCGGCTGGCAGGCGGTGTTCTTTGTGAACCTGCCCGTGGGCATCCTCGTTGTCGCTTCCCTACCGTCGCTGCTGAACCGCGACCCGAAGCGAGCGGCGGAGCGCCTCGACGCGCCAGGAGCAGCTGCCATTACCGCGGGCCTCATCGCTGCGGTCGGGGCGTTGACCTCGGCCGAGCGGCTGGGATTCGCGCATCCGCTCACCCTCGCGCTGTTCGCGGCAGCCGCCGTTCTTATCGCGACCTTCATCGTCATCGAGCACCGAAGCACCTCTCCTCTGGTGCCGTTCAGCATCTTCGCCAACCGTGCCGTCACGGCGGGCAATCTGGTGATTCTTCTTCTCGGCGGCGCTATCGTCGCTCTCTTCTTCGCGTTGTCGGTGTACATGCAGACCGTGCTGCACTACGACGCGCTCACCGCCGGCGTTGCCCAGTTGCCGCTGGCCGGCGCGCTCGTTGTCGTCGCCGGCATTGTGCCGAGCCTGATTGTGCGGTTGGGCATGCGCAACACGCTCGCGATCTCGCTGCTGGTCATGGCCGGCGGTTTGCTCTGGCTCGCCACGGCGCCGAGCGATGCACAGTTCGTGACGCAGTTGCTCGGTCCGTCACTTCTGATCGGGATGGGCCTCGGCGGCGCGGCCGTCTCGGGAACCCAACTTGCCGTGCATGGCGTGACGCCAACGGATGCCGGCCTGGCCGGCGGGCTTGTCAACGCCAGCCAGCAGATCGGTGGCGCACTCGGGATTGCCGTACTCGGCGCCATCGCGGCTTCACGCACCGCGGCCCTGCAACAGCAGGGTGCCGCGGCAGCTGACGCGCTCACCGCGGGATTCTCGTGGGTGTTCCTGGGGTCGGCGATGCTTGCCGTCGCGGGCGCGATAATAGCCGTCACCGTGAGGGACCGGCACATGACACCGGCCGCGGCAGCCCGATCAGCCGCGAAAGACCTCAGCGCGTAGCCGTCGGATGCCCACTCATACTCACAGCATCGCGAGTGGCCGAGCGCGTATCGTGAAGCGGTGTCCACCGTTCGCGCGCAGCAGCAACAGACTCGTCCCGGAATCGACGCGGTCGGGTTACGGTGGCTGGCCGCCGCGTGCGGGGTCGTCGCCGCACTCGTCACCCTGGCGGTCAGCGAGGCGGTCGCGCTGTTCGTCTCCCCCTCGAGTAGCCCACTCTTCGCGGTGGGTGGCTGGATCATCGATCTTGCGCCGGCCGGGTTCAAGGAGTGGATCATCCATACCGTCGGTACCGCCGACAAGCCGGTGCTGCTCATTTCCCTGGGTGTGCTCGTACTCCTGCTCGCGCTGCTCGTGGGGCTTCTCGAGTTGCGCTGGGCGCCATGGGGAAGCGTGCTTCTGGCGGGGGTGTCTGCGGTCGCCGCCATCGCCGTCATGACCCGAGCTGGAGCATCCGTTTCATGGCTGCTGCCGACGGTGCTTGGAGCGGTCGCCGGGGTGCTCGTCTTGCGCGCATCCGTCGCCCGGTTGAGACGCTGGCGAGCGAGTAGTGCCGCCAGCCACCGCATCCCGAGCAACGCACAGCGTCTGGATCGTCGCTCGTTCCTTGTCTTCACGCTCGCCAGTGCTGCCGTGGCGATTGCCGTGGGAACGAGTGCCCGCATCGTGAATGCGGGAAGCGTTGCCGTGACCGCGGCCCGCCAGGCGCTGCGTCTGCCCAAGGCGGCAACACCGGCGGCTCCTGTGCCGGCCGGCGCCGATCTCAGGTTGTCGGACCTCTCGAGTTATGTCACGCCGAACGACACCTTCTACCGCATCGATACGGCCCTGCAGGTGCCGGCCATCGACGCGAATGCCTGGAAATTGACGGTGACCGGCGCCGTCGACAATCCCTTTGAGATCAGTTTTGATGAGCTGCTCGCCCTGCCGCTCACCGAACATATGCTCACTCTGGCCTGTGTCTCCAACGAGGTCGGCGGCGATCTCATCGGCAACGCCCTGTGGCTCGGGTATCCCATTCGAGAATTGTTGAAACGTGCCGGGCCTCATTCGGGCATGGATATGGTGCTGTCGACGAGCCAGGACGGCTGGAGCGCCGGCACCCCTCTGGATGTCTTGCTCGACGACAATACAGAGGCGCTGCTCGCAGTGGGAATGAACGGCGAGCCGTTGCCACTCGAGCACGGCTTTCCCGTGCGCATGGTCGTTCCCGGCCTGTACGGCTACGTTTCTGCCACCAAGTGGGTGACGCAGTTGAAGGTCACCCGTTTCGCCGACGAAATCGGGTACTGGACAGACAAAGGCTGGTCGGCTCGCGGCCCGGTCAAGACCGAATCGCGCATCGACAAGCCGCGCAACGGGGCATCCGTGAAGGCTGGTCAATCGGTGATCGCCGGGGTCGCCTGGGCACAGCACACCGGCATCGAGAAGGTCGAAGTTCGGGTCGACGGCGGCCAGTGGCAGCAGGCGAAACTTGCCGAGACCGTCTCTATCGACACCTGGCGGCAATGGGTGCTCCCCTGGCAAGCGACGAGCGGCAACCACACGATCCAGGTGCGAGCGACCGACGCGAGCGGATACACGCAGACCTCACGCGAGGCTCCTCCCGCACCGGATGGAGCCAGCGGTTGGCACGCCGTTCAGGTGATCGTCTCCTAGCCCCGCGTAGAATCGAAGCACACGTGCCCATTCCTCACGACCGAAGAGCTCATCCTGATACGAGTCATCAGCTACAACCTCCGCAAGAACCATGCCAGCGGAGAGTTGGTTCGTCTTGCCGAGAAGTTCGACGCCGATGTGTTGTGCCTGCAGGAGTGCGACACCACGGATATGCCCGCGGACATCGATGCGCTGCACCTGGCAGATTCGACCAAGCGCAATCGCCTCGGACTCGCCGTCTACTACAACCGCGACCGTTTCACCGCGCACGAGACCAAGGCATTCGAGCTCAAGAAGTCCCTCCACGACCGGGTGCTCACCCCCGCGCATGAACGGCTCATCGGCACGAAACTCGTCGACAACGTCACCGGCACGGGCCTTATCGTGGCGTCCTTCCATGCTGCGCCGCTGACCGCGCTCAATTCGCTGCGGCGCAAACAGATCACCGCCGCGTACAGCGAATTACGCACCATGGGCGACGGCGTTGCCACGCTCATGGTCGGCGACTACAACTATCCGATCTTCAAGAACAAGCTCATCGAGCACGTGGGTGAATCGGGCTACGACCTCTCACTCAGTGACCAAAGAACATACACGCGCTACAAGATATTTCGCGGGCACTTCGACTTCGTCACCTCGTCACACCTGAACATCAGCACCGTGCAGACGCTGGCCGCCGGCGACTCCGACCACAAGCCGATTCTCGTCTCGGCCGAATACGAGACGGCCGCACAGGGCGAGGCCGAGCTCAGTAGCTGAGAGCTCTGAAAACGCGGCGGCACTGGCTCGCCTATTCGGCGGGCACCTGTCGCGCCGTCCGCGCGTCCTGTCGCTTCGACAGACGCCGATCGGGCCGGATGTTCTCGCCGACGCTTCGATCGATCAACAGCGCCTCGACAACGGCCACGAGTGTCAGCAGCGCAATGGCGATGAAGGCGATCCGGTACGGCGTGACGGCCGCGGGGGCGGCATCCACCAACTGGCCTGCCCGCAGCGCCACGGCGCCGACGGTCACCCCGAAACCTGCCGCCACCTGCTGCACGGTCGAGGAAAGCGTGTTCGCGCTCGTCATGTGACCCGGCGCGATATCCGCAAAGGCGATCGTGTTGTACGCCGTGAATCCGATTGAACGCATCGCCCCGCCCACGAGCAACAGCGCGGCAATGATGGCAACCGGCGTCGTCGCACCGAGCAGCGCCACGCCCGCGATGCACAGCGCGACACCCAGCGTTGAGCCGACAAGCACGGTGCGAAACCCGAAGCGCACCAGAAGGGGCGTTGTGGCCGGCTTGATCGCGAGATTGCCGACGAACACTAACAACACGAGCGCCCCGCTGGTCACCGGTGACCAGCCGAACGAATCCTGGAACAGCAGCGGCAGCAGAAACGGCACGGCATTCACGGCAAGGCGGAACAGCGAACCACCCCAGTGCGCGATGCGAAAGGTGGCCACCTTCATGGAACTCAGATCGAGAAGCGGATGCTTCGCGCGGGACAGATACCAGATCGCCAGCCCGGTGAGCACGACCCCCAGCACCCCGAAGACGACGAGCTGAGGCCACGCAGGCTGTGCACTGGCCAACAGCGAACCCAGCCATACGAGCGTGCCAAGACCGCCACAGCTAAGCAGCAGCCCGCGCCAGTCCAAAGCCGCGGGCACCTCGAGACGCTCGCGGGGCACCAGGCGCAACGCGGCGAGGAAGGCAATCACGCCGAGCGGCACGTTGATGAGAAAGATCCAGTGCCAGCTGAGGACGGTGACAATAACGCCGCCGGCCAGCGGCGCCACGACGGGAGCCGCGAGCGCAGGCCAGGTGAGCCACGCTATGGCCTTGATCAGATCCTTCTTCTCCGTCACGCGTAACACGGTGAGCCGGCCTACCGGCACCATCATGGCCCCTCCCACGCCCTGCAACACGCGCATCGCCACGAGCATCGGCAGGTTCATGCTGAGCGCACACAGCACGGACGCGAGAGTGAATATGACTATCGCGCTCGGAAAGACGACGCGCGCCCCGAGGCGCTGGGTCAGCCATCCGCTCAGGGGAATGAGCACGGCGAGGGTCAGGAGATACGCGGTGATGGCCACCCCGACATCCGAAGACTCAACGCCGAGCGAGTCGGCGATCGGCGGCGCGGCTGTCGTCAGAATGGTGCCGTCGAGATTCTCCATGAAGAAGGTGCCAGCAACCAGCAGCGTGAGCGGCAGCCGCCCCTGCTGCCCAGATTGCCCCTGCATGGGTCGCCTCCGCGCCGGTTGCGCCTGCGCCATGGTGCCCCTTTACCCGTCGGCGGTGGAATTCCGCTCCTCGAGAATACCGAACGGCGCGAGCGCGCGCGTGGCGCCCCGGCCGGACGTCGCCATCACGGCCACAAGAACGATGATGATCGCGAACAGCACCAGGCTGACCGGCCCCGTGCCCCAGTCGAGCCCGCCTCGGGCCCGCGACACCCCCATCCAATCGGCAAAGGAGGCGCCGAGGGGGCGGGTCACGATGTAGGCGAACCAGAACGCCACCACGGCGTTGAGTCTGAACCACCGGAACGCCACGATGGGAATCACTATGACCACCGCGAACAGAACCCCGGAGGCGAAATACCCCAGCGTGAACGTCACGGCCGTCAGGTCGCCGACCGCCGTGCCAAGAGCGAATGTGGCCAGCACGGTGGCCCAATAGAAGGCCTCACGACGCGGCGTGCGGATGCTGTGAATCGAGAGGGTCTTCTCGCTCGCGTACCAGAGCACCAGGATCGTGGCCAGCACGATGAGAAAGAACGCCGTGGAGATCACGTAAGGAATGCCGATGACGATGTGCAGCACATCGGCCGCCATCGTTCCGAAGACGCTCACCATCACGACGGCAAACCAATAGACACCCGGTATG
Proteins encoded:
- a CDS encoding error-prone DNA polymerase; amino-acid sequence: MGWNNPPIPWSQLERTLSGRERPAGEESDGAFSRKRQPYEPGVLPPADDGPLVPYAELHAHSHYSFLDGASSPERLVEEAARLRLHALALTDHDGLYGIVRMAEAAEAHNRLALENPAVRPVKTVFGAELSFSLSKPQNGVADPEGSHLLVLARGQEGYHRLAGALTQAQLAEGAEKGRPLYELQQLAEQADGHWAILTGCRKGRVRQALENESGGLRAAEREIERLTTLFGHDNVFVELFDHGDPLDSTHNDALAALATRLGLPTLATNNVHYAAPGERRLATAIAAVRARRSLDELDGWLPASGSAHLRSGAEMAARFARYPGAVERTVALADELAFELRSARPRLPQQDVPTGHTPMSWLRELVRVGVTERYPDALVIADAAPATIAQAAETDATWERLEKELAVIEAKDFPGYFLIVHDIVEFARSKGILCQGRGSAANSAVCYALGITAVDSIFFDLPFERFLSSIRDEEPDIDVDFDSDRREEVIQYVYEKYGRRNAAQVANVISYRPAFAVRDMAKALGHSPGQQDAWSKQVERWGSEVSSQEHDIPAEVVDLATELLRSPRHLGIHSGGMVLTERPVGEVCPIEHARKENRTVLQWDKDDCEWMGLVKFDLLGLGMLAALQYVFDLVDEHLGERWTLATIPKEEPAVYDMLCRADSIGVFQVESRAQMSTLPRLLPRSFYDLVIEIALIRPGPIQGGAVHPYIRRRTGDEPVSYLHPKLEPVLRRTLGVPLFQEQLMQMAMAVGDCSAEDADLLRRAMGSKRGVERISSLKQKLYAGMAGNDISDTDADVIYAKIEAFANFGFAESHSLSFALLVYASSWLKLHYPAAFLTALLRAQPMGFYSPNTLVSDARRHGVEVRHADIQLSGVQAGLERTVPSAPAAPDACLNEHQPPIGAFDRAAPDASAAHRRDGGHAVRLGLAGVNSIGEKHAERIVAEREANGAYRDMADVARRVGLSTPQLESLAAAGAFDSLGLDRREALWNAGWAAQERADQLLGSAVVIQPPLLPLLTPAEQTIYDMWATGISPDDHPVRHARDMLDHRGVLPIAGTRTAEAGRRIESAGVVTHRQRPMTAGGVTFLNLEDETGILNVIVGVGVWNRYRKAAREAPAMIVRGILERSPEGVTNLLADRIEALPLLAPTRSRDFQ
- a CDS encoding TetR/AcrR family transcriptional regulator gives rise to the protein MPERSSTLSTAEQRRPVVLASAVRRFARSGYLGTTVADVATEANISPAYVFKLFPSKEGLFVATLEHCFDRVQEALEAGADASTESTPSAILYAMGGAYAELIADRSLLMLQVHAQSAAEVPEIGGALRRGLARVTTFAKTRSGASDAEVQQFIAFGQLCHLIVTLGIDGSNEPWATLLTDGIRHPAFAPETGGEDS
- a CDS encoding MFS transporter; the encoded protein is MTLNSPARLETTSTAAPDARSRSTHRWWALAILALAQFLVILDATIVNIALPSIGGQLHLDTAGLSWVITAYVLPFGGLLLLGGRLADRYGHRRLFLIGTAGFIVGSALAGFSTSGILLFSARAIQGASAALLAPAALALVTQLFTSNTDRGKALGIWGAVAGFGSAAGVLLGGVLTAAFGWQAVFFVNLPVGILVVASLPSLLNRDPKRAAERLDAPGAAAITAGLIAAVGALTSAERLGFAHPLTLALFAAAAVLIATFIVIEHRSTSPLVPFSIFANRAVTAGNLVILLLGGAIVALFFALSVYMQTVLHYDALTAGVAQLPLAGALVVVAGIVPSLIVRLGMRNTLAISLLVMAGGLLWLATAPSDAQFVTQLLGPSLLIGMGLGGAAVSGTQLAVHGVTPTDAGLAGGLVNASQQIGGALGIAVLGAIAASRTAALQQQGAAAADALTAGFSWVFLGSAMLAVAGAIIAVTVRDRHMTPAAAARSAAKDLSA
- a CDS encoding molybdopterin-dependent oxidoreductase; protein product: MSTVRAQQQQTRPGIDAVGLRWLAAACGVVAALVTLAVSEAVALFVSPSSSPLFAVGGWIIDLAPAGFKEWIIHTVGTADKPVLLISLGVLVLLLALLVGLLELRWAPWGSVLLAGVSAVAAIAVMTRAGASVSWLLPTVLGAVAGVLVLRASVARLRRWRASSAASHRIPSNAQRLDRRSFLVFTLASAAVAIAVGTSARIVNAGSVAVTAARQALRLPKAATPAAPVPAGADLRLSDLSSYVTPNDTFYRIDTALQVPAIDANAWKLTVTGAVDNPFEISFDELLALPLTEHMLTLACVSNEVGGDLIGNALWLGYPIRELLKRAGPHSGMDMVLSTSQDGWSAGTPLDVLLDDNTEALLAVGMNGEPLPLEHGFPVRMVVPGLYGYVSATKWVTQLKVTRFADEIGYWTDKGWSARGPVKTESRIDKPRNGASVKAGQSVIAGVAWAQHTGIEKVEVRVDGGQWQQAKLAETVSIDTWRQWVLPWQATSGNHTIQVRATDASGYTQTSREAPPAPDGASGWHAVQVIVS
- a CDS encoding endonuclease/exonuclease/phosphatase family protein, with translation MRVISYNLRKNHASGELVRLAEKFDADVLCLQECDTTDMPADIDALHLADSTKRNRLGLAVYYNRDRFTAHETKAFELKKSLHDRVLTPAHERLIGTKLVDNVTGTGLIVASFHAAPLTALNSLRRKQITAAYSELRTMGDGVATLMVGDYNYPIFKNKLIEHVGESGYDLSLSDQRTYTRYKIFRGHFDFVTSSHLNISTVQTLAAGDSDHKPILVSAEYETAAQGEAELSS
- a CDS encoding MFS transporter produces the protein MQGQSGQQGRLPLTLLVAGTFFMENLDGTILTTAAPPIADSLGVESSDVGVAITAYLLTLAVLIPLSGWLTQRLGARVVFPSAIVIFTLASVLCALSMNLPMLVAMRVLQGVGGAMMVPVGRLTVLRVTEKKDLIKAIAWLTWPALAAPVVAPLAGGVIVTVLSWHWIFLINVPLGVIAFLAALRLVPRERLEVPAALDWRGLLLSCGGLGTLVWLGSLLASAQPAWPQLVVFGVLGVVLTGLAIWYLSRAKHPLLDLSSMKVATFRIAHWGGSLFRLAVNAVPFLLPLLFQDSFGWSPVTSGALVLLVFVGNLAIKPATTPLLVRFGFRTVLVGSTLGVALCIAGVALLGATTPVAIIAALLLVGGAMRSIGFTAYNTIAFADIAPGHMTSANTLSSTVQQVAAGFGVTVGAVALRAGQLVDAAPAAVTPYRIAFIAIALLTLVAVVEALLIDRSVGENIRPDRRLSKRQDARTARQVPAE
- a CDS encoding COG4705 family protein, encoding MMSAPHPTLRRAATKVPEITVLFWVAKVLTTGMGETTSDFFVRLIDPVIAVGIGFVVLVIALAVQFTVRRYIPGVYWFAVVMVSVFGTMAADVLHIVIGIPYVISTAFFLIVLATILVLWYASEKTLSIHSIRTPRREAFYWATVLATFALGTAVGDLTAVTFTLGYFASGVLFAVVIVIPIVAFRWFRLNAVVAFWFAYIVTRPLGASFADWMGVSRARGGLDWGTGPVSLVLFAIIIVLVAVMATSGRGATRALAPFGILEERNSTADG